A window from Montipora capricornis isolate CH-2021 chromosome 7, ASM3666992v2, whole genome shotgun sequence encodes these proteins:
- the LOC138056736 gene encoding histamine H2 receptor-like gives MNTMTETPYSRNSSFLESNATKLKKYKMIPAKGDEPNLFDEGFFDPKADVVPLVLAVLIVFINTFVLVLIFRKRYLRSNTNLLLCSLAVSDLLTGLASVPLFITCNIIRQSAICIMEEMMSRFISASIVCHLMSVTMDRYLAIMHPLRYSSIVTRAKCTMVVLFIWLLSPIIALVQLSWLIPYQQHVEAEPSAVTLQAESIYDVIFLALFFLCPIVFMIFTYARIVLEIARQSRNIHQNHCPTFSKTRSRSRHERKAFAIFAAMLLTYTLCWLPYFSIRRFKFSDLPIPLIYVIFWLRYLVSLLNPCFYILGKQDFRKAICENQVKLDVY, from the exons ATGAATACAATGACCGAAACGCCTTACTCGAGAAACAGTTCTTTCCTGGAAAGCAACGCTACCAAACTTAAGAAATATAAAATGATACCAGCAAAAG GTGACGAGCCAAATTTATTTGATGAAGGTTTTTTCGACCCAAAAGCCGATGTCGTTCCTCTTGTGCTGGCTGTGTTAATCGTCTTCATCAATACTTTCGTTCTGGTGTTAATATTTCGTAAAAGATATCTACGATCAAATACCAACCTCCTACTGTGCAGCCTGGCAGTGTCTGACCTCCTGACAGGCCTGGCGTCCGTGCCACTCTTTATCACGTGTAACATCATCCGTCAATCAGCAATTTGCATCATGGAGGAGATGATGTCACGCTTCATTTCCGCTTCGATTGTGTGTCACTTGATGTCTGTAACAATGGACAG ATACCTTGCCATAATGCACCCATTACGCTATTCTTCTATAGTCACACGAGCGAAATGCACCATGGTAGTCCTGTTCATCTGGTTATTATCACCAATTATTGCACTGGTCCAGTTGTCGTGGCTTATTCCATATCAACAACACGTGGAAGCTGAACCAAGCGCCGTTACACTACAGGCAGAAAGCATCTATGATGTCATATTCCTCGCCCTATTTTTTCTCTGTCCGATAGTTTTCATGATCTTTACTTATGCAAGGATTGTTCTTGAAATCGCGCGTCAAAGTCGAAATATCCACCAAAATCACTGCCCAACTTTCTCAAAAACCAGAAGTAGAAGTCGACACGAGCGCAAAGCGTTCGCGATTTTTGCAGCCATGTTGTTAACGTACACACTATGCTGGCTCCCGTACTTTAGTATACGAAGATTTAAATTCTCTGACCTCCCTATACCACTTATATATGTCATCTTTTGGTTACGCTACCTGGTATCACTTTTAAATCCTTGTTTTTACATTCTTGGCAAGCAAGACTTTCGAAAGGCCATATGTGAGAATCAGGTGAAGCTGGACGTATATTGA
- the LOC138056734 gene encoding adenosine receptor A3-like, with protein sequence MMATMNLSNSSNASVPTATGPHKEDEDYAPIFRAQAEVPPIIIAILIVALNSWVIVLVVKRQNLQTVTNFILASLATSDLCTGVISIPLYLSCNITRITSFCTADMIVIIFTSVSTLLHILVMTIDRYICIIFALHYENWVTKRRGWIVIALIWFVSVFMALIQLAWIDLTQDARDDYDMETGRNFVIYDIFRLVAFIGIPVVFMAFSYAHIFYEVLRQTENIQKYNTPGWQETQRCRKREWKVAALFLFMLLVFLVCWVPFSLLRVESILHAEFFQLNLSDVTIYLLYSLRMCNSFINPCLYILGKPDFRKAAFLRRKISKQVNSELSRTSLMKSSLV encoded by the coding sequence ATGATGGCGACAATGAACCTATCAAACAGCTCAAACGCTTCGGTTCCGACAGCAACAGGCCCGCACAAAGAAGATGAGGATTACGCGCCAATTTTTAGGGCGCAGGCCGAAGTACCGCCAATTATCATCGCCATTTTGATTGTTGCCTTAAATTCTTGGGTCATTGTATTGGTCGTTAAGAGGCAAAATCTGCAAACGGTGACAAACTTTATCTTGGCCAGTCTGGCCACGTCCGATCTCTGTACTGGAGTCATTTCAATTCCTCTTTATCTGTCCTGTAACATCACACGTATAACAAGCTTCTGTACAGCTGACATGATTGTGATCATTTTTACCTCTGTGTCCACTCTCTTGCATATATTGGTGATGACAATCGACCGTTATATCTGCATTATTTTCGCGTTGCATTACGAGAATTGGGTTACTAAGCGACGAGGTTGGATCGTTATAGCTTTGATATGGTTTGTCTCCGTCTTCATGGCACTAATTCAGCTAGCGTGGATTGATCTCACCCAAGATGCCCGAGATGACTACGATATGGAAACCGGAAGGAACTTTGTTATCTACGACATCTTTCGCTTAGTGGCATTTATTGGTATTCCTGTTGTGTTTATGGCTTTTTCGTATGCGCATATCTTTTACGAAGTTCTCAGACAGACCGAGAACATTCAGAAATACAACACGCCCGGATGGCAAGAGACACAGAGATGCAGAAAACGCGAATGGAAAGTTGCAGCACTCTTTTTATTTATGCTACTGGTTTTTCTTGTCTGTTGGGTACCATTCTCTTTGTTGCGCGTTGAATCAATCCTTCATGCTGAATTTTTCCAGCTTAATCTGAGCGATGTTACGATATATCTACTCTACTCGTTGCGAATGTGTAACTCCTTCATCAATCCGTGTTTGTACATCCTAGGAAAGCCTGACTTTCGCAAAGCTGCTTTCCTGAGACGAAAAATATCAAAGCAAGTCAACTCAGAGTTATCTCGTACCTCCCTTATGAAGTCCTCATTGGTTTAG
- the LOC138056729 gene encoding zinc finger protein 235-like, whose protein sequence is MHKANKACRDTNKSTLKEVVEKLPISLNDKFPEISKEQCCEGADGSSADNCKITKDDVVTVENTASLAKRVEVQFLDPLLDIEPTEVLNSTDGEKSSKPPKRHKRKNSHPKTTRKRKSSSSTTSPGTEKIKEAGDKKTTKTSDGSVSVHIPESQLVHLNSTSSTSSSSPAGVVVRKQGATSVFVPIYLNQSSKVYKCQRCPAVFKTLDEKEDHCKLHKKDFKCTLCSKSFFTISGFEQHRLVESHSHLCDECGKVFTSTVQLKKHKTTHSTDRPFACDQCAKTFCSAANLRSHTRTVHATEKRHKCPECGKAFARKDKMKRHSLIHYPDTRPTFLCPFRSHTGCMKTFYREDKLKRHLFTHSKDKPFKCDQCNKGYARRDNLNDHMRIHTGNYTHICEICKKGFLGPHKLKKHMKSVHKQIEPNVESFVTSREHPPTMVPLDSHSLPLMTACESTSQSNTVATQSLGEEDPEALSPGVPLEDDAEAFDISVSESEAEGMSGDEEHQVNKAGPTPITSQPATSQAHDSATVPHMVASHGPVPRTRPVPRASAAPHTFMPPPLPIGLHASAEMMAFSQELFNIVCHQKIG, encoded by the exons ATGCACAAAGCAAACAAAGCCTGTCGTGATACAAACAAAAGCACTTTAAAAGAGGTTGTTGAAAAGCTTCCTATCAGTTTGAACGACAAGTTTCCAGAGATATCAAAAGAACAATGCTGTGAAGGGGCAGATGGTTCTTCAGCTGACAACTGTAAGATAacaaaagatgatgtggtaactgTTGAGAATACAGCATCATTGGCAAAGAGAGTGGAGGTCCAATTCCTTGACCCACTGCTTGACATTGAACCAACTGAGGTTCTTAATTCCACAGATGGAGAGAAATCCA GTAAACCACCAAAGAGACACAAGAGAAAAAATTCACATCCCAAAACCACAAGAAAGCGAAAATCTTCATCATCCACAACATCTCCTGGGacagagaaaataaaggaagcaggggacaaaaaaacaactaaaacaaGCGATGGATCTGTTTCTGTCCACATTCCAGAATCCCAACTGGTTCATTTGAATTCCACTTCATCAACATCATCTTCTTCACCTGCTGGTGTTGTTGTGCGCAAACAAGGTGCCACCAGTGTATTTGTCCCCATATACCTCAACCAGTCATCCAAGGTGTACAAGTGTCAGCGGTGTCCTGCTGTTTTTAAAACTCTTGATGAGAAAGAAGATCATTGCAAGCTCCATAAAAAGGATTTCAAATGCACTTTGTGCTCGAAGAGTTTCTTCACCATAAGTGGCTTTGAACAGCATCGGTTGGTGGAGTCTCATTCTCATCTATGTGATGAATGCGGAAAAGTTTTCACCAGCACTGTGCAGTTGAAGAAACATAAGACCACTCACTCAACAGACAGGCCTTTTGCTTGTGATCAATGTGCTAAAACTTTTTGTTCTGCCGCGAATCTCAGGTCTCATACACGGACAGTGCATGCCACTGAGAAGCGCCACAAGTGTCCTGAATGCGGAAAAGCGTTTGCCCGAAAGGATAAAATGAAGAGGCATTCCTTAATCCATTACCCTGATACACGACCCACTTTCCTGTGCCCTTTTCGCAGTCACACTGGGTGCATGAAGACCTTTTATCGTGAGGACAAACTAAAGCGTCACCTTTTCACACATTCAAAGGATAAACCATTTAAATGTGATCAGTGTAACAAGGGATATGCACGACGGGATAACTTAAACGACCACATGCGCATCCACACTGGGAATTACACCCACATTTGTGAAATTTGTAAGAAAGGTTTCCTTGGACCACACAAACTGAAAAAACACATGAAATCTGTACACAAGCAGATTGAACCCAATGTAGAATCATTTGTTACTTCACGTGAGCATCCGCCAACCATGGTTCCGTTGGATTCCCACAGTCTTCCTCTCATGACAGCTTGCGAATCCACATCACAGTCTAACACTGTTGCCACGCAGTCCTTGGGTGAGGAGGACCCTGAGGCCTTGTCACCTGGTGTGCCCTTAGAAGATGATGCTGAAGCATTTGATATTTCGGTGTCCGAGAGTGAAGCTGAGGGAATGTCAGGGGATGAAGAGCACCAAGTCAACAAGGCTGGACCAACACCAATTACCTCACAGCCAGCTACATCCCAAGCACATGATTCTGCTACCGTACCACACATGGTGGCATCTCATGGTCCAGTGCCTCGCACTCGACCAGTGCCAAGAGCCAGCGCAGCCCCTCACACATTTATGCCACCACCTTTGCCAATTGGTCTTCATGCCTCTGCAGAGATGATGGCCTTTAGTCAGGAGCTTTTTAATATAGTTTGTCATCAAAAGATTGGATGA